A single window of Acetohalobium arabaticum DSM 5501 DNA harbors:
- the dnaJ gene encoding molecular chaperone DnaJ, translating to MSKKDYYEVLGVDEDASQKEIKKAYRKMAKKYHPDVSDEPNAEEKFKEASEAYEVLSDEEKRAKYDRFGHAGVDQDQAGFGQGGFGQGDFGSFDDIFDMFFGGGGGRGRRKNARRKGADLKYNLRIDFEEAVFGTEKEITVPRTEECDNCNGTGAKSDSDVETCAKCNGSGQIKFQQKTPLGQFVQTKTCDRCNGTGKFIKDPCPACNGKGKVKRRRTVTVNVPAGVEDGSRLRMRGEGETGENGGPAGDLFVVINVRSHKLFERRGDDILCEVPISFVQAILGDEIEVPTLDGKVKFKIPEGTQPGTSFRLQDKGVPHLKGRGRGDQHIKVKVVIPEELGEEQKELLRKFAEISGEEINPEEKGFFRKVKKALGM from the coding sequence ATGAGTAAAAAGGATTATTATGAAGTTTTAGGTGTTGACGAGGATGCCAGTCAGAAAGAGATTAAAAAGGCCTATCGAAAGATGGCTAAGAAATATCATCCTGATGTCAGCGATGAACCTAATGCGGAAGAGAAGTTTAAGGAAGCATCGGAGGCCTATGAAGTCTTAAGTGATGAAGAAAAGAGGGCCAAGTATGATCGGTTTGGCCATGCTGGTGTGGATCAAGATCAAGCTGGCTTCGGCCAGGGCGGTTTTGGTCAAGGTGATTTCGGCAGTTTTGATGATATATTTGATATGTTCTTTGGCGGCGGAGGCGGCCGTGGTAGGCGTAAAAATGCCCGCCGAAAAGGAGCAGATCTCAAATATAATCTGAGAATAGATTTTGAAGAAGCTGTTTTTGGAACCGAAAAAGAGATTACTGTACCTAGAACTGAAGAATGTGATAACTGTAACGGAACTGGAGCTAAATCAGATAGTGATGTAGAGACCTGTGCTAAATGTAATGGTTCAGGACAGATTAAATTCCAACAGAAGACTCCATTAGGACAGTTTGTGCAGACAAAGACCTGTGACCGCTGTAATGGAACCGGTAAATTTATCAAGGATCCTTGTCCAGCCTGTAATGGTAAAGGAAAAGTAAAACGGCGCAGAACAGTAACAGTAAATGTGCCAGCTGGAGTTGAAGACGGTTCCCGGCTGCGCATGCGTGGCGAAGGAGAAACAGGAGAAAATGGGGGACCGGCCGGTGATCTATTTGTAGTTATCAATGTTCGCTCCCATAAACTATTTGAACGCAGAGGTGACGATATTCTCTGTGAAGTGCCAATTAGCTTTGTACAGGCTATTTTAGGTGATGAGATCGAAGTGCCTACTCTTGATGGTAAGGTTAAATTCAAGATTCCTGAAGGTACTCAGCCGGGTACTTCCTTTAGACTTCAGGATAAAGGAGTTCCTCATCTGAAGGGCAGAGGCCGCGGAGATCAGCATATCAAGGTAAAAGTAGTAATTCCAGAAGAGCTGGGTGAAGAACAGAAAGAATTACTGCGGAAGTTTGCTGAAATAAGCGGCGAAGAAATCAATCCAGAGGAAAAAGGATTCTTCAGAAAGGTGAAGAAGGCCCTTGGTATGTAA
- the prmA gene encoding 50S ribosomal protein L11 methyltransferase, which yields MVCNNKKTNKEWMEAKVFTKQKALPAVSSILDDLGVDGLIKEKVKDEVSDDNLMVKFYLPVDKSLEAKLSVLKSKIKHLPDYDIDLGSGRIECESISDQDWRESWKENFKSKQVTDKLVIKPTWEDYQPKPEEKVIEIDPGMAFGTGSHVTTTMCLEAIEEYSSQYSDLLDIGTGTGILSIGAYLLGIEDITAIDIDETAVRIAKENLKLNGISQGVKVEQGNLAEEVDNSYGLVVANLLPHIILDLIPNLRQLIDQEGIFILSGITQEKKKRIKEELKEFSLKVIEVKDSGDWVTLIGERC from the coding sequence TTGGTATGTAATAACAAAAAAACTAATAAGGAATGGATGGAAGCTAAAGTCTTTACTAAACAGAAAGCTCTGCCGGCTGTAAGCAGTATTTTAGATGATCTAGGAGTTGACGGCCTGATTAAAGAGAAGGTTAAAGATGAAGTAAGTGATGATAATTTGATGGTTAAATTCTATCTACCGGTTGATAAGTCATTAGAAGCTAAGTTATCTGTGCTGAAAAGCAAAATTAAACATCTACCGGATTATGATATCGATCTAGGTTCAGGTCGCATAGAATGTGAATCTATCTCTGATCAGGACTGGCGTGAAAGCTGGAAAGAGAACTTTAAGTCTAAGCAGGTAACTGATAAGTTAGTAATTAAGCCTACCTGGGAAGATTATCAGCCTAAGCCGGAAGAAAAGGTAATAGAGATAGATCCAGGAATGGCCTTTGGTACTGGCTCCCACGTGACGACAACTATGTGTCTAGAGGCAATTGAGGAATACAGCAGTCAGTACAGTGATCTATTAGATATTGGTACAGGTACTGGAATTTTATCTATTGGTGCTTATCTATTGGGGATTGAAGATATAACAGCTATTGATATCGATGAAACAGCTGTTAGAATAGCTAAAGAGAATTTAAAACTAAATGGAATTAGTCAGGGTGTCAAAGTAGAGCAGGGTAATCTAGCTGAAGAAGTAGATAACAGTTATGGATTAGTAGTCGCCAATCTACTGCCTCATATTATTCTGGATTTAATTCCTAATCTAAGACAGTTAATAGACCAGGAAGGTATCTTTATTCTGTCCGGGATTACTCAGGAGAAGAAAAAAAGAATTAAAGAAGAATTAAAAGAATTTTCATTAAAGGTTATAGAAGTAAAGGACAGCGGAGACTGGGTGACGCTTATAGGAGAGAGGTGTTAG
- a CDS encoding 16S rRNA (uracil(1498)-N(3))-methyltransferase has protein sequence MHHFFVEPDYITEGQVRITGDDVKHITKSLRLGPGDEISVADGKGRRYMVEIAETGNGLVLGNIKEEFRSKVEPEVEVTLLQGLPKSRKMDLIVEKCTELGIDKVIPAETKRSVVKLKPSKAKRRRKRWQRKAEAAAKQSKRARIPAVGQLMNLTDLSEIATDYDLILLPWEEESTSSVKEVLGSAAAIEKVLIIIGPEGGFTAEEVETAKQLGAKSVSLGPRILRTETAGLTTLSLVLYELGDLGGQ, from the coding sequence ATGCATCATTTTTTTGTAGAGCCTGACTATATAACTGAGGGCCAGGTAAGGATTACTGGTGATGATGTAAAACATATTACTAAGTCCTTGCGGTTAGGACCAGGTGATGAAATTAGTGTAGCTGACGGCAAAGGTAGAAGATATATGGTAGAGATAGCTGAGACGGGGAATGGTTTAGTTCTAGGCAATATTAAAGAAGAGTTTAGATCCAAAGTAGAACCGGAAGTAGAAGTAACCCTACTGCAGGGACTGCCTAAAAGCAGAAAGATGGATCTGATAGTAGAAAAATGTACTGAACTGGGAATAGATAAAGTTATTCCTGCAGAAACTAAAAGAAGTGTAGTTAAACTAAAACCAAGTAAAGCTAAACGGCGTCGAAAACGGTGGCAGAGGAAGGCAGAAGCTGCTGCTAAACAGTCAAAGCGGGCTCGGATTCCTGCTGTTGGTCAGCTAATGAATTTAACTGATTTATCTGAAATAGCTACTGATTATGATTTGATTCTTCTTCCCTGGGAGGAGGAATCAACCAGTAGTGTAAAAGAAGTATTGGGATCAGCTGCTGCAATAGAGAAGGTATTAATTATTATCGGGCCTGAGGGAGGCTTTACTGCCGAAGAAGTTGAGACAGCAAAACAGCTAGGGGCTAAATCGGTTAGTTTAGGCCCCCGAATCCTTAGAACAGAGACAGCAGGTCTGACTACTTTGAGTTTAGTTCTGTACGAATTAGGAGATTTAGGAGGCCAATAA
- the mtaB gene encoding tRNA (N(6)-L-threonylcarbamoyladenosine(37)-C(2))-methylthiotransferase MtaB, whose protein sequence is MERVAFYTLGCKVNQYDTEAMINLFTAADYELVDFSDEADVYVINTCTVTHQGARKSRKMVRRANRRNPQAIVAVVGCYPQVSPAEILEIDGVDLIVGTEGQSRIVDLVEQAKRADESLNFVRDISEAEDFEEIPLDKFEERTRASLKVQDGCDNFCAYCIIPYTRGSVRSRRIEDAVAEAKRLAASGFKEIVLTGIHLGAYGKEVEEEIDLVTLLKELIEISGLERIRLSSIEATEVTSDLIDLIATEEKLCRHLHLPLQNGSDKILAAMNRDYTVQQYADKVAEIRSNIPQIALTTDVMVGFPGETDEDFEATYQLIEELAFSDLHVFKYSKREGTAAAKFSNQVHSKLKKERSAKLRKLADDLASQYRKKFLGAELDVLIEEERDGSTDLLTGLTDNYLRVMIDDQDQYRKELIEVELNKLQEDYLIGKITKG, encoded by the coding sequence ATGGAGCGAGTTGCATTCTATACCTTAGGTTGTAAGGTTAATCAATATGATACTGAAGCTATGATTAATCTCTTTACAGCAGCTGATTATGAATTGGTAGACTTTTCTGATGAGGCTGATGTCTATGTTATAAATACCTGTACTGTTACTCATCAAGGAGCCCGTAAGTCCCGCAAGATGGTTCGGAGGGCTAACCGGCGTAATCCCCAGGCTATAGTAGCAGTAGTAGGCTGTTATCCACAGGTATCACCAGCAGAGATTTTGGAGATTGATGGAGTGGATTTGATAGTAGGGACTGAAGGTCAGAGCAGGATAGTTGATTTAGTTGAACAGGCTAAACGTGCTGATGAATCCTTGAATTTTGTTCGGGATATAAGTGAAGCAGAAGATTTTGAAGAGATACCGCTTGATAAATTTGAAGAGCGGACCAGGGCTTCCTTGAAGGTGCAAGACGGCTGTGATAATTTCTGTGCCTACTGTATTATTCCGTATACCCGCGGTTCAGTTCGCAGTCGAAGAATAGAGGATGCTGTGGCTGAAGCTAAGCGGCTGGCTGCCAGCGGTTTTAAAGAGATTGTTCTAACCGGAATACACTTAGGGGCTTATGGTAAAGAAGTAGAGGAAGAGATTGATTTAGTTACTCTATTAAAGGAATTAATAGAAATTTCGGGGCTGGAACGGATAAGATTAAGTTCTATTGAAGCAACTGAAGTAACTTCAGATTTAATTGACCTAATAGCAACAGAAGAGAAGCTCTGCCGTCATCTGCATCTTCCTTTGCAGAACGGCAGTGATAAGATACTTGCAGCTATGAATCGGGACTATACTGTTCAGCAGTATGCCGATAAGGTAGCAGAAATTAGAAGTAATATTCCTCAAATTGCCCTTACTACTGATGTTATGGTCGGCTTTCCTGGGGAAACAGATGAGGATTTTGAAGCTACTTATCAGTTGATTGAAGAATTAGCTTTTAGTGATCTTCATGTTTTTAAGTATTCCAAACGAGAGGGTACTGCCGCAGCTAAATTTTCCAATCAGGTGCATTCGAAGTTAAAAAAAGAGCGGAGTGCTAAATTAAGAAAACTAGCAGATGACCTTGCGTCTCAGTACCGCAAGAAATTTTTAGGTGCGGAACTGGATGTTTTAATTGAAGAAGAGCGGGATGGAAGTACGGATCTGTTAACCGGTTTAACTGATAATTATCTACGGGTAATGATTGATGATCAGGATCAGTACCGAAAGGAATTAATAGAGGTTGAACTGAATAAGTTACAAGAAGATTACTTAATTGGAAAGATTACGAAGGGTTAA
- a CDS encoding histidine triad nucleotide-binding protein, whose product MSNCIFCKIANHEMDSDIVYEDEKVVAFRDLEPQAPVHILIVPKKHIATVLDLAEEDNELVGHIYQVASKIAEEEGIAEDGFRVVNNCNEAGGQTVFHLHFHLLGGRDLQWPPG is encoded by the coding sequence ATGTCCAACTGTATCTTCTGTAAAATAGCTAATCATGAGATGGATAGCGATATTGTCTATGAAGATGAGAAGGTAGTTGCTTTTAGAGACCTTGAACCGCAGGCGCCAGTACATATTCTAATAGTACCGAAGAAGCATATTGCAACTGTTCTGGATCTGGCTGAAGAAGATAATGAATTGGTAGGCCATATTTATCAGGTAGCCAGTAAGATAGCTGAAGAAGAAGGAATTGCTGAAGATGGATTTAGAGTAGTTAATAATTGTAATGAAGCTGGGGGACAGACTGTCTTTCATCTACATTTTCATCTATTAGGCGGTAGAGATCTACAGTGGCCGCCGGGGTAA
- a CDS encoding GatB/YqeY domain-containing protein: protein MSLKDELLADMKEAMKNGDKQKLSVIRMTRAAIKNVEIEESKDLSDDELIEVLAKEVKQRRESIEEYKKAGQEDTVEELKEEINILEEYLPEQLSEEELVDLVEEVIADVGAEDMSDMGKVMGAIMPKVKGRADGSKVNELVRERLQ from the coding sequence ATGTCTTTAAAAGATGAATTACTTGCTGATATGAAAGAAGCTATGAAGAACGGAGATAAGCAGAAACTGTCAGTTATCAGAATGACAAGAGCAGCTATTAAAAATGTAGAGATTGAGGAAAGTAAAGATTTATCTGATGACGAATTGATTGAGGTTTTAGCTAAAGAAGTAAAACAACGGAGAGAGTCGATTGAGGAATATAAGAAAGCAGGCCAGGAGGATACAGTCGAAGAATTAAAAGAAGAGATAAATATTTTAGAAGAATATCTTCCGGAGCAGCTTTCTGAGGAAGAGTTAGTTGATTTAGTTGAAGAAGTGATTGCTGATGTAGGAGCCGAAGATATGAGCGATATGGGCAAGGTTATGGGAGCTATCATGCCCAAGGTTAAGGGGAGAGCTGACGGCAGTAAAGTTAATGAGTTGGTTAGAGAAAGACTTCAGTAG
- a CDS encoding NfeD family protein, with protein MEYLRLNQRWMALILILVIGLLLSFSAVGEAEAKTIYEIPVEGEINLGLARFVERGIAQAENSQAEAILLTVDTFGGLVKAATMIRDDILGTELPVVAYVKNRAWSAGALITIASSDIFMDSGSSIGAAETRPQEEKIISAFRKEFQTTAEKRGRDSGIAAAMVDADIEIEGVVEEGKILTLTANEAEKLDFITGVVNSRREAIAAAGYSQAEIEKITPNLREQLARFVSSPVVSSILLTIGFTALIIEGITLGWGGAGTVGILSLGLYFGGRLMAGSAGLGLIFLFIVGVFLLGLEVLVVPGFGITGIGGLTAVLTSLFFTFESQQTAVYVLSISLLTSVVGLIIAAKYFLESTIWKKIELGTSQTKDEGYSSHQEAKELVGKQGRAVTPLRPAGIAKITGKRRDVVSQGDFIAAGEDIEVVSVRGRRIVVKKI; from the coding sequence GTGGAGTATTTAAGGTTAAATCAGCGGTGGATGGCTTTAATATTAATCTTAGTGATAGGACTGTTACTTTCTTTTTCAGCCGTTGGTGAAGCTGAAGCAAAGACTATTTATGAGATTCCTGTTGAGGGAGAGATTAATCTAGGTTTGGCTAGATTTGTAGAACGCGGTATTGCTCAAGCTGAAAACAGTCAGGCTGAGGCTATTCTATTGACAGTGGATACCTTTGGCGGTTTAGTTAAGGCAGCTACTATGATTAGAGATGATATTTTGGGGACTGAGCTGCCGGTGGTTGCCTATGTTAAGAATAGAGCCTGGTCGGCTGGGGCATTAATAACTATAGCCAGCAGTGATATCTTTATGGATTCCGGCAGCAGTATAGGAGCAGCTGAAACTAGACCCCAAGAGGAGAAGATTATTTCTGCTTTTCGCAAGGAGTTTCAGACTACTGCTGAAAAGAGAGGAAGGGATTCAGGAATAGCTGCTGCTATGGTAGATGCTGATATAGAGATTGAAGGAGTAGTAGAGGAAGGAAAGATATTAACCTTAACAGCTAATGAAGCTGAAAAGTTAGACTTCATAACTGGAGTTGTAAATAGCAGACGGGAAGCTATAGCTGCTGCTGGTTATTCCCAGGCTGAAATTGAAAAGATAACTCCTAATCTGCGTGAGCAGCTGGCCCGGTTTGTTTCCAGTCCGGTAGTTAGCAGTATTCTATTAACTATTGGCTTTACAGCTTTAATTATTGAAGGAATCACTCTAGGTTGGGGTGGAGCCGGAACAGTTGGTATACTTTCTTTAGGACTATACTTTGGCGGTCGGTTAATGGCCGGCTCTGCTGGTTTAGGATTAATCTTCCTCTTTATAGTAGGAGTCTTTCTGCTAGGACTGGAAGTTTTAGTGGTGCCGGGGTTTGGCATAACAGGAATTGGCGGCCTTACAGCTGTTTTAACCAGTCTCTTCTTTACTTTTGAAAGTCAGCAGACAGCGGTCTATGTCTTAAGTATTTCTCTATTGACCAGTGTAGTAGGTTTAATAATAGCAGCCAAATACTTTCTAGAGAGTACTATCTGGAAGAAGATAGAATTAGGAACATCACAGACCAAAGATGAAGGTTACTCTAGCCATCAGGAAGCTAAAGAATTAGTCGGCAAACAGGGTAGAGCAGTTACTCCCCTTAGGCCGGCAGGAATAGCCAAAATAACAGGAAAAAGAAGGGATGTAGTTTCCCAAGGAGATTTTATTGCTGCTGGCGAAGATATAGAAGTAGTATCAGTTCGAGGTAGGCGGATAGTAGTTAAAAAAATTTAG
- the floA gene encoding flotillin-like protein FloA (flotillin-like protein involved in membrane lipid rafts) yields MFGTLIIVILGLTGFVWLFSYVIPVGLWLSALASGVKVSIGTLIGMRFRRVPPAEIVRPMIKSHKAGVELGIDRLEAHYLAGGNVDRVVDALIAAERADIDLTFERAAAIDLAGRDVLEAVQMSVNPKVIQTPMVTAVAMDGIQVQANARVTVRANIDQLVGGAGEETILARVGEGIVTTVGSANAHTKVLENPDSISKTVLEKGLDSGTAFEILSIDIADVDVGKNIGAQLQTDQAEADKEIAQAKAEERRAMAVAQEQEMKAEVQEKRAKVVEAEAEVPLAISQALREGKMGVMDYLNYQNIKADTEMRNSISGEEETVMTDDEE; encoded by the coding sequence ATGTTTGGAACTTTAATTATTGTAATTTTGGGATTGACTGGATTTGTATGGTTATTCAGCTATGTGATTCCGGTAGGACTCTGGTTGTCTGCTTTAGCTTCCGGGGTTAAAGTCAGTATCGGTACTTTAATTGGAATGCGCTTCAGACGAGTACCTCCAGCAGAGATAGTACGACCGATGATCAAATCACATAAAGCAGGTGTAGAGTTGGGAATTGACCGTCTGGAAGCCCACTATTTGGCTGGTGGAAATGTAGATCGGGTAGTTGATGCTTTAATTGCAGCCGAAAGAGCCGATATAGATCTTACTTTTGAGAGAGCAGCAGCTATTGATTTAGCCGGTAGAGATGTGTTAGAAGCAGTACAGATGAGTGTTAATCCTAAAGTAATTCAGACGCCGATGGTAACAGCTGTAGCTATGGATGGGATTCAGGTTCAGGCCAATGCTAGGGTTACAGTTAGAGCCAATATCGACCAGCTTGTCGGGGGAGCCGGTGAAGAGACCATTCTAGCCCGAGTAGGAGAGGGAATTGTTACTACAGTTGGTTCGGCCAATGCCCATACTAAGGTCTTGGAGAATCCTGATTCTATCTCCAAGACAGTATTGGAGAAAGGATTGGATTCCGGAACAGCTTTTGAGATTCTTTCGATTGATATCGCTGATGTTGATGTAGGTAAGAATATTGGAGCCCAGCTGCAGACAGATCAGGCTGAGGCAGATAAAGAGATTGCTCAGGCAAAGGCTGAGGAGCGCCGGGCTATGGCTGTAGCTCAGGAACAGGAGATGAAAGCAGAAGTACAGGAAAAGAGGGCCAAAGTAGTTGAAGCAGAAGCCGAAGTTCCACTAGCTATTTCTCAGGCACTGCGGGAAGGAAAGATGGGCGTTATGGATTATTTAAATTATCAAAATATCAAAGCTGACACTGAAATGAGAAACAGCATCTCCGGAGAAGAAGAGACTGTAATGACAGATGATGAAGAATAG
- a CDS encoding SulP family inorganic anion transporter, whose amino-acid sequence MFQNFIKMTKGYGLTDLRDDLLAGLSVATIALPQNMAYALIVGVDPVYGLYTSIVSMIVATFVGVSNYMVVGPANMIALAIASSLAAFEGINYLQGVLLLTMMVGLIQIILGVLKLGDLVKYVSHSVIVGLTTGVALMIGIGQLGSFLGVAVESSTNIFITVYRLGINLDQLNYYSVAIGSLAMIIIIISKQIDSRLPSYLLAVVVSMLVTYFFNLDQELKVINQFSSSLPSFSPVKFDLTLVRQLFISALSIAILGFIQVVSIVKSLEKETGQEVDLNREFIGQGIINTVCSFFSSFAISGSFTNSFANYEAGAKTRFSELIIALVMLLFILLLNSLVEYIPVAALAAIVIIVAYNMIDITEIVKTFRTTKYDAVVLSTTLLTTILAPRLDYAIYLGVLISTIIVLKDTSDINYSHISYEQEKSKFVDQDFEEVKNDELIVINLAGNLNFNTSENLKEELDESFQENKIFVIRTRDVESIDFTTIRELDNFIDRVQRYGGEVMICGLGDDIFDPLEESGVIDKVNRSNVFKADDYIFSSTQEAINEAEDRQN is encoded by the coding sequence ATGTTTCAGAACTTTATAAAGATGACTAAAGGTTATGGGCTGACAGATTTAAGAGATGATTTATTAGCTGGACTATCGGTGGCTACTATTGCTTTACCACAGAATATGGCTTATGCATTGATTGTAGGGGTTGATCCTGTTTATGGCCTTTATACTTCTATAGTGTCTATGATTGTTGCTACTTTTGTTGGAGTTTCCAATTATATGGTAGTTGGGCCGGCTAATATGATTGCATTGGCTATTGCCAGTAGTTTAGCTGCTTTTGAGGGGATTAATTACCTACAGGGAGTACTGTTGTTAACAATGATGGTAGGGTTGATTCAAATAATTTTAGGAGTTTTAAAGTTAGGTGACTTAGTTAAGTATGTTTCCCATTCAGTAATTGTGGGATTGACGACAGGAGTAGCCTTGATGATCGGTATTGGCCAACTAGGCAGTTTTTTGGGAGTAGCAGTAGAGAGCAGTACAAATATTTTTATAACAGTTTATCGATTGGGGATCAATCTTGACCAGCTCAATTATTATTCTGTAGCGATTGGTAGTTTAGCGATGATAATTATTATAATTAGTAAACAGATAGATTCCAGGCTGCCTTCATATCTATTAGCAGTTGTTGTTTCTATGTTAGTAACTTATTTCTTCAATTTAGATCAAGAATTAAAAGTAATTAATCAATTCTCATCTTCGCTACCTAGCTTTAGTCCGGTTAAGTTTGATTTAACTTTGGTACGGCAGTTATTTATTTCTGCATTATCCATTGCGATCTTAGGTTTTATTCAGGTGGTTTCAATAGTTAAGTCTTTAGAAAAAGAGACTGGCCAGGAAGTAGATCTAAACAGGGAGTTTATAGGTCAGGGAATTATCAATACTGTCTGTTCTTTCTTCAGTAGTTTTGCTATCTCTGGTTCATTTACAAATTCCTTTGCTAATTATGAGGCTGGAGCTAAAACCAGGTTTTCGGAATTGATTATTGCATTAGTTATGTTATTATTTATTCTTCTATTAAATTCTTTAGTGGAGTATATTCCTGTTGCTGCTTTAGCGGCAATAGTGATTATAGTAGCTTATAACATGATAGATATAACAGAGATAGTAAAGACCTTTAGAACTACCAAGTATGATGCAGTAGTTCTATCCACAACGCTGTTAACTACTATTTTAGCACCCCGTCTTGATTATGCTATCTATTTAGGTGTGCTAATTTCTACTATTATAGTTTTAAAGGATACAAGTGATATCAATTATTCTCATATCAGTTATGAGCAGGAAAAGAGCAAGTTTGTTGATCAGGACTTTGAAGAGGTTAAGAATGATGAATTGATAGTTATCAACTTGGCTGGAAATTTAAATTTCAATACATCGGAGAATTTAAAAGAGGAACTGGATGAAAGCTTTCAGGAGAATAAGATCTTTGTAATTAGAACTCGGGATGTAGAAAGTATTGACTTTACGACTATTAGAGAACTGGATAATTTCATTGATCGCGTTCAAAGATACGGCGGTGAGGTAATGATCTGTGGACTAGGAGATGATATCTTTGATCCGCTGGAAGAATCAGGTGTAATCGATAAAGTTAATCGCAGTAATGTCTTTAAGGCTGATGATTATATCTTTTCCTCAACTCAGGAAGCAATTAATGAAGCAGAAGACCGGCAGAACTGA
- the yqfC gene encoding sporulation protein YqfC: MSQDREFIEELKNKFAELFEMPKDTVLDAPRISMVGNMELTLENHRGIIEYTEDQVRIRINSGQVVISGAELIIADLTKQTVNIKGQIIDISFKF, translated from the coding sequence TTGTCTCAAGATAGAGAGTTTATTGAAGAACTTAAGAATAAATTTGCTGAGCTGTTTGAGATGCCGAAGGATACAGTTTTAGATGCTCCTCGAATCTCTATGGTGGGTAATATGGAGTTAACCTTGGAAAATCACCGGGGAATTATTGAATATACAGAGGATCAGGTTCGAATTAGAATCAATAGCGGACAGGTTGTTATTTCTGGGGCAGAATTAATTATTGCAGATTTAACCAAACAGACAGTTAATATTAAAGGACAGATTATAGATATTAGTTTTAAATTTTAA
- the yqfD gene encoding sporulation protein YqfD yields the protein MIFRLLCLIRGYVIVQISGYGKEKLINFLMRSDFRVWNVKHKKDHFEAKLKMKDFKQIRPYVRRADCKVRIKSKHGLPYWLRKLKVRKSLLVGVVVAVMMLYLLSSFIWSVEIHGLSELSEEKIVNLLKDSGFEYGMLKHTVDIEELEKKIESHRKIAWADIELQGTKLDVEIVEKVLVEEKDRTDKVVDVVAKKTGLIEEIIVLKGKPVVKEGELVQAGERLISGTRKYYPQVPQQEELSTEEKEELEPKIEKMAADGIVKAKVWYRSYAEAKLVDYYQQETAEVLDSISVRYNNSEFNVYGPDKPPFAQFKIEIAVKSLPSWRNIDFPIELIRRRYIKVKDFKERLSLAEAKELAKKRALEKVLDRVSEDAEIINKKFEIISENQKVNNIVRIKALITTKEDIALQKVKTVQ from the coding sequence ATGATCTTTAGATTATTATGTTTAATACGGGGGTATGTGATAGTTCAAATTTCGGGCTATGGTAAGGAGAAGTTAATTAATTTTTTAATGCGTAGTGATTTTAGAGTTTGGAATGTGAAACATAAGAAAGATCATTTTGAAGCTAAATTGAAGATGAAGGATTTTAAACAAATTCGTCCTTATGTGAGGAGAGCAGACTGTAAGGTGCGGATTAAGTCTAAACACGGTCTGCCTTACTGGTTGAGAAAGTTAAAGGTTAGAAAGTCTTTATTGGTAGGTGTAGTAGTAGCGGTAATGATGCTTTATTTACTCTCTTCTTTTATCTGGTCAGTTGAGATTCACGGTTTATCTGAACTTTCTGAAGAAAAAATAGTAAATTTATTAAAGGATTCTGGTTTTGAATATGGAATGTTAAAGCATACAGTAGATATTGAAGAACTGGAAAAGAAGATTGAATCCCATCGTAAGATAGCCTGGGCTGATATTGAGCTACAGGGAACTAAATTGGATGTTGAGATTGTAGAAAAAGTATTAGTTGAAGAAAAGGATAGAACTGATAAAGTAGTTGATGTAGTAGCTAAAAAAACAGGTTTGATTGAGGAAATTATTGTTTTAAAGGGAAAACCGGTAGTTAAAGAAGGGGAATTAGTACAGGCAGGAGAAAGATTAATCAGTGGAACGAGAAAGTATTATCCACAGGTTCCACAGCAAGAAGAATTATCTACCGAAGAGAAGGAGGAGTTGGAACCGAAGATAGAAAAGATGGCAGCCGATGGAATAGTTAAGGCTAAGGTATGGTACAGGAGCTATGCTGAAGCTAAGCTAGTTGATTATTATCAACAGGAAACTGCTGAGGTATTAGATAGTATTAGTGTTAGGTATAATAATTCTGAGTTCAATGTTTATGGACCGGATAAGCCTCCTTTTGCCCAGTTCAAGATTGAAATAGCGGTTAAATCTTTACCGTCATGGAGGAATATTGATTTTCCTATCGAATTAATTAGAAGGAGATATATTAAAGTCAAAGATTTTAAGGAAAGATTGAGTTTAGCTGAAGCAAAAGAACTGGCTAAGAAAAGAGCATTGGAGAAAGTACTGGATAGGGTCAGTGAAGATGCAGAGATAATTAATAAAAAGTTTGAGATAATATCTGAGAACCAAAAAGTGAATAATATAGTTAGAATTAAAGCATTAATTACAACTAAAGAGGATATTGCATTACAAAAAGTAAAAACTGTTCAGTAG